Proteins from a single region of Terriglobales bacterium:
- the aroA gene encoding 3-phosphoshikimate 1-carboxyvinyltransferase, which produces MSLDLAIRPARNLLGALRLPGDKSISHRYAILAALAAGESRLENFSTGADCASTLACLSALGATVTRTAAGMINILGRGPVLAAPQGSLDCGNSGSTMRMLAGVLAAQPFQSQLIGDASLSRRPMARVIEPLTKMGASITASDGACPPLRISGAGLRGMDYALPVPSAQVKTAVLFAGLLAQGETSVSEPVRTRDHGELALEAFGARLTRALGRVSIQGGQPLHPVAMRIPGDISTAAFFLCAAALFPQSNLVLDDVLLNPTRSALLDVLSALGARVSMLNVEDRLGELAGTIRLEPRPLGGVRISGVQTVALIDELPVLAAIAPYTEQGIEIRDAAELRVKESDRIAAVAQNLRALGANVEEFPDGLRVPGGQPLKGGEVDSFGDHRIAMAFAVAALRAQDQVVIRNADAARVSFPEFFETLEKLVER; this is translated from the coding sequence GTGTCCCTCGACCTCGCCATTCGTCCCGCGCGCAACCTGCTCGGCGCTCTCCGGCTGCCCGGTGACAAGTCCATCTCCCACCGTTACGCCATCCTGGCCGCGCTGGCCGCGGGCGAGTCCCGCCTGGAGAACTTCTCCACTGGCGCTGACTGCGCCTCCACGCTCGCTTGCTTGAGCGCGCTCGGCGCCACCGTGACCCGAACCGCAGCGGGCATGATCAACATTCTCGGCCGCGGCCCGGTGCTCGCCGCTCCCCAGGGTTCGCTCGACTGCGGCAACTCCGGCTCCACCATGCGCATGTTGGCCGGCGTGCTGGCCGCGCAACCCTTTCAAAGTCAGCTCATCGGTGACGCCTCGCTCTCCCGCCGTCCGATGGCCCGTGTCATCGAGCCGCTCACGAAGATGGGCGCTTCCATCACCGCCTCCGATGGAGCCTGCCCGCCGCTGCGCATCTCCGGCGCCGGTCTCCGCGGCATGGATTACGCCCTGCCGGTGCCCAGCGCCCAGGTGAAGACCGCGGTGCTGTTTGCGGGCCTGCTGGCCCAAGGCGAGACCTCGGTCTCCGAACCTGTGCGCACTCGCGACCACGGCGAACTGGCGCTCGAAGCCTTTGGCGCCCGCCTCACCCGAGCCCTGGGACGCGTTTCCATTCAGGGCGGCCAGCCGCTGCATCCGGTCGCAATGCGCATCCCCGGCGACATCTCGACCGCCGCTTTTTTCCTCTGCGCCGCCGCCCTGTTCCCGCAATCGAACCTGGTTCTGGACGACGTCCTGCTCAACCCCACGCGTTCCGCCCTGCTCGACGTCCTCTCTGCGCTGGGCGCTCGGGTTTCCATGCTCAACGTCGAAGACCGGCTGGGCGAGCTCGCCGGCACTATCCGCCTGGAGCCGCGTCCTTTAGGCGGCGTCCGCATCTCCGGCGTCCAGACCGTTGCCCTGATCGATGAATTGCCGGTGCTGGCCGCCATCGCGCCCTACACCGAACAGGGCATCGAGATCCGTGACGCCGCTGAGCTGCGCGTCAAGGAGTCGGACCGGATCGCCGCCGTCGCGCAAAACCTGCGCGCCCTGGGCGCTAATGTGGAGGAATTTCCCGATGGCCTGCGCGTCCCCGGCGGTCAGCCACTCAAGGGCGGGGAAGTGGACTCCTTCGGCGACCACCGCATCGCCATGGCCTTCGCCGTCGCTGCCCTGCGCGCCCAGGATCAGGTCGTCATCCGCAACGCCGACGCCGCCCGTGTTTCTTTTCCGGAGTTTTTCGAGACGTTGGAGAAGCTTGTGGAGCGCTGA